In a genomic window of Pseudorasbora parva isolate DD20220531a chromosome 24, ASM2467924v1, whole genome shotgun sequence:
- the si:ch211-171b20.3 gene encoding uncharacterized protein si:ch211-171b20.3 isoform X1 produces the protein MKPYTNVVRPKLVSLPTESHVIIKDITGARPSYSSNYISSPPVSGCYTAAESRMGVFSARQKYPCSSSDSREHEPHSSIDGSVLPLLAKDRSAISKCTSHNVFDGDISGRHFLFDERWRNGTHGSTDMRDGVLINHNPTSPLSQDFHVYHSHNLTRFAHRKELSPRDPRPRICGSDYLTSFPSVLLPATSPSVSGRLCLSQNYKNRVTNRARNIFPVGANNKSQSYPDPHLGASASFVQRLTEISCLEAETVRQEKMKRLRKINRQDS, from the exons ATGAAGCCTTATACCAACGTCGTTAGACCCAAACTGGTGTCACTGCCAACTGAATCTCATGTGATAATAAAGGACATTACAGGCGCGCGACCCAGTTATTCTTCAAACTACATCTCCAGTCCTCCAGTTTCTGGATGTTACACGGCTGCCGAATCCAGGATGGGTGTTTTCTCAGCGAGGCAGAAATATCCATGCAGTTCAAGCG ATTCGCGGGAGCACGAACCTCACAGCTCTATTGATGG GTCTGTACTTCCATTGTTAGCCAAAGACCGGTCAGCAATCAGCAAATGTACCTCACATAATGTGTTCGACGGTGATATTTCTGGTcgtcattttttatttgatgaACGATGGAGAAATGGAACGCACGGTTCTACTGATATGAGAG ACGGTGTTCTGATTAACCACAACCCCACAAGCCCACTTTCTCAGGACTTCCACGTTTATCATTCTCACAATTTAACCAGATTTGCCCACCGCAAAGAACTTTCCCCACGCGACCCGAGACCACGTATTTGCGG GTCTGATTATCTGACCTCATTTCCATCAGTTCTGTTACCAGCCACCTCCCCATCTGTCAGTGGACGACTCTGTTTATCACAAAACTATAAAAACAG GGTAACGAACAGAGCTCGCAATATCTTCCCTGTTGGTGCTAACAACAAAA GCCAGTCGTACCCTGATCCACACTTGGGTGCCTCTGCATCTTTTGTTCAGAGGCTCACTGAGATTTCCTGCCTGGAAGCAGAAACAGTCCGGCAGGAGAAAATGAAGAGACTCAGAAAGATCAATAGGCAGGACTCTTAA
- the si:ch211-171b20.3 gene encoding uncharacterized protein si:ch211-171b20.3 isoform X2, giving the protein MKPYTNVVRPKLVSLPTESHVIIKDITGARPSYSSNYISSPPVSGCYTAAESRMGVFSARQKYPCSSSDSREHEPHSSIDGSVLPLLAKDRSAISKCTSHNVFDGDISGRHFLFDERWRNGTHGSTDMRDGVLINHNPTSPLSQDFHVYHSHNLTRFAHRKELSPRDPRPRICGSDYLTSFPSVLLPATSPSVSGRLCLSQNYKNRVTNRARNIFPVGANNKTCGPVIVFQASRTLIHTWVPLHLLFRGSLRFPAWKQKQSGRRK; this is encoded by the exons ATGAAGCCTTATACCAACGTCGTTAGACCCAAACTGGTGTCACTGCCAACTGAATCTCATGTGATAATAAAGGACATTACAGGCGCGCGACCCAGTTATTCTTCAAACTACATCTCCAGTCCTCCAGTTTCTGGATGTTACACGGCTGCCGAATCCAGGATGGGTGTTTTCTCAGCGAGGCAGAAATATCCATGCAGTTCAAGCG ATTCGCGGGAGCACGAACCTCACAGCTCTATTGATGG GTCTGTACTTCCATTGTTAGCCAAAGACCGGTCAGCAATCAGCAAATGTACCTCACATAATGTGTTCGACGGTGATATTTCTGGTcgtcattttttatttgatgaACGATGGAGAAATGGAACGCACGGTTCTACTGATATGAGAG ACGGTGTTCTGATTAACCACAACCCCACAAGCCCACTTTCTCAGGACTTCCACGTTTATCATTCTCACAATTTAACCAGATTTGCCCACCGCAAAGAACTTTCCCCACGCGACCCGAGACCACGTATTTGCGG GTCTGATTATCTGACCTCATTTCCATCAGTTCTGTTACCAGCCACCTCCCCATCTGTCAGTGGACGACTCTGTTTATCACAAAACTATAAAAACAG GGTAACGAACAGAGCTCGCAATATCTTCCCTGTTGGTGCTAACAACAAAA CCTGTGGGCCGGTAATTGTTTTTCAGGCCAGTCGTACCCTGATCCACACTTGGGTGCCTCTGCATCTTTTGTTCAGAGGCTCACTGAGATTTCCTGCCTGGAAGCAGAAACAGTCCGGCAGGAGAAAATGA